In a single window of the Bradyrhizobium erythrophlei genome:
- a CDS encoding methyltransferase domain-containing protein — MAPNPTTAPVLFDRALLRARQLRALRFGPATFLLDRVADDMAERLHAVLREFKHAADVGTPCDQVCDALAGRADQMTHVDLPDMESEPLPLQSQSLDLVVSALALQFVNDLPGALAQIRRALKPDGLLLAAMLGGDTLTELRQSFAAAEAECEGGVSPRVAPFADLRDVGALLQRAGFALPVTDVDRIVVRYDSAFALMADLRRMGATNILVERRRTLSRRATLLRMAQLYGERFADSDGRIRATFDVLWLSGWAPHESQQQPLKPGSAKAGLAEAVKGLKR, encoded by the coding sequence ATGGCCCCGAACCCGACCACCGCGCCTGTCCTGTTCGACCGCGCGCTGCTGCGGGCGCGGCAGTTACGGGCGTTGCGATTTGGTCCTGCGACGTTTCTGCTCGATCGCGTCGCCGACGACATGGCGGAACGGCTGCACGCGGTGTTGCGGGAATTCAAACATGCGGCCGATGTCGGTACGCCCTGCGATCAGGTCTGCGACGCGCTGGCCGGCCGCGCGGATCAAATGACGCATGTCGATTTGCCGGACATGGAATCCGAGCCGTTGCCGCTGCAGTCGCAATCGCTCGACCTCGTGGTTTCCGCGCTCGCCTTGCAGTTCGTCAACGACCTGCCGGGCGCGCTCGCACAAATCCGCCGCGCGCTGAAACCCGACGGGCTGTTGCTGGCGGCGATGCTCGGCGGCGATACGCTGACCGAGCTGCGGCAAAGCTTCGCGGCGGCGGAAGCCGAATGCGAAGGCGGGGTCTCGCCGCGCGTGGCGCCGTTCGCCGATCTGCGCGACGTCGGCGCGCTCTTGCAGCGCGCAGGCTTTGCGTTGCCGGTCACCGACGTCGATCGCATCGTGGTGCGCTACGACAGCGCGTTCGCGCTGATGGCCGATCTCCGGCGCATGGGCGCGACCAATATCCTGGTCGAGCGGCGGCGGACACTGAGCCGCCGCGCCACGTTGCTGCGGATGGCGCAGCTCTACGGCGAACGCTTCGCCGATTCCGACGGCCGCATCCGCGCCACCTTCGACGTGCTCTGGCTGTCGGGCTGGGCGCCGCATGAAAGCCAGCAGCAGCCGCTCAAGCCGGGCTCGGCGAAAGCGGGTTTGGCGGAAGCGGTGAAGGGGCTGAAGCGCTGA
- the grxC gene encoding glutaredoxin 3: MTAAIEIYTRPGCGYCSAAKSLLTRKKAAFTEHDLAADPTLRQKMWDRAGAGSTFPQIFIGETHVGGCDELFALDREGKLDSMLTGEKAIS, from the coding sequence ATCACCGCTGCCATCGAAATCTACACCCGTCCGGGCTGCGGCTATTGCAGCGCCGCCAAGTCGCTGCTGACGCGCAAAAAAGCCGCGTTCACCGAACACGATCTCGCCGCCGACCCGACGCTTCGCCAGAAAATGTGGGACCGCGCCGGCGCCGGCTCGACCTTTCCGCAGATTTTCATCGGCGAGACCCATGTCGGCGGCTGCGACGAGCTTTTCGCGCTGGACCGCGAGGGCAAACTCGATTCGATGCTGACGGGTGAAAAGGCCATTTCATGA
- a CDS encoding peptidylprolyl isomerase, giving the protein MTSSSSETKFGVRLGLASAAVTGALAVVLLAGLPVRADDANPVLAKVNGSEIRQSDVALAEEELGPSLAQMDPATKKDNVLSFLIDMKIVSKAAEDKKVENNEDFKKRLAFTRNRLLMDSLLATEGKAATTDEAMKKVYDDASRQITGEQEVHARHILVETEDEAKAVEDELKKGADFAELAKKKSKDPGASDGGDLGFFTKDQMVPEFSAVAFSLEPGKISDPVKTQFGWHIIKVEEKRNRKAPDFEQVKSQIETYVTRKAQADYVAKLRETAKVERMDQPEDTAAKTDPKPDPTKDAAKPADSKMAPAKK; this is encoded by the coding sequence ATGACCTCCTCGTCATCCGAAACGAAATTCGGCGTGCGCCTCGGCCTCGCCTCTGCCGCCGTTACCGGTGCGCTCGCCGTGGTCCTGCTCGCCGGCCTGCCGGTACGCGCGGACGACGCCAATCCGGTGCTCGCCAAGGTTAACGGCTCCGAGATCCGCCAAAGCGACGTCGCCCTGGCCGAGGAGGAACTCGGACCGAGCCTCGCGCAGATGGACCCAGCGACCAAGAAGGACAACGTGCTGTCTTTCCTGATCGACATGAAGATCGTCTCCAAGGCCGCCGAGGACAAGAAGGTCGAAAACAACGAGGATTTCAAAAAGCGGCTGGCGTTTACCCGCAACCGGCTGCTGATGGACAGCCTGCTGGCGACCGAAGGCAAGGCCGCGACCACCGACGAGGCGATGAAGAAGGTCTATGACGACGCCTCCAGGCAGATCACCGGCGAACAGGAAGTTCACGCCCGCCATATCCTGGTCGAGACCGAGGACGAGGCCAAGGCGGTCGAGGACGAGCTCAAGAAGGGCGCCGACTTTGCCGAACTCGCCAAGAAGAAATCCAAGGATCCCGGCGCCTCCGACGGCGGCGATCTCGGTTTCTTCACCAAGGATCAGATGGTGCCGGAATTCTCCGCGGTCGCCTTCTCGCTCGAGCCCGGCAAGATCTCCGATCCGGTGAAGACGCAGTTCGGCTGGCACATCATCAAGGTCGAGGAGAAGCGCAACCGCAAGGCGCCCGATTTCGAACAGGTCAAGAGCCAGATCGAGACCTATGTGACGCGCAAGGCGCAGGCGGATTACGTGGCCAAGCTGCGTGAAACCGCCAAGGTCGAGCGGATGGACCAGCCCGAGGACACCGCGGCGAAGACCGACCCCAAGCCGGATCCCACCAAGGACGCCGCCAAGCCCGCCGATTCCAAGATGGCGCCGGCGAAGAAGTAA
- a CDS encoding DUF1178 family protein: protein MIHYNLRCERGHLFESWFQSSSAYESQEKRKLVSCPACGSTEVERAIMAPQIVSKRGRDSAAPAPAPAAGTEVTAPASTPLMMAQERELRAKIKELRDHIVKNADNVGERFPNEARKMHYGDIEHRPIYGEASPEEARSLIEEGVEVSPLPVLPDDRN, encoded by the coding sequence ATGATCCATTACAACCTGCGCTGCGAACGCGGCCATTTGTTCGAAAGCTGGTTTCAAAGCTCGTCCGCCTATGAATCGCAGGAAAAGCGCAAGCTGGTGAGCTGCCCGGCCTGCGGCTCGACCGAGGTCGAGCGGGCCATCATGGCCCCGCAGATCGTGAGCAAGCGGGGCCGCGACAGCGCGGCACCGGCGCCGGCGCCTGCCGCCGGCACGGAAGTCACCGCACCCGCATCCACGCCCCTGATGATGGCGCAGGAGCGCGAGCTGCGCGCCAAGATCAAGGAGCTGCGCGATCACATCGTCAAGAACGCGGATAATGTCGGCGAGCGCTTTCCCAACGAAGCCCGCAAGATGCACTACGGCGACATCGAGCACCGCCCGATCTACGGTGAGGCCTCGCCGGAGGAAGCGCGCTCCCTGATCGAGGAAGGCGTCGAAGTCTCGCCGCTGCCGGTGCTGCCGGACGACCGGAATTGA
- a CDS encoding ComF family protein has product MDAEASPSRSISGHLRGALGACRSAWRHTARLALDIALPTLCVACREPVHGEGVCATCWAKLSFIAPPYCPRLGIPFVYDPGPDLLSMEAIANPPAYARARAAVRYDDVARTLVHALKYQDRTDLAPAMGRWMARAGRELLEGADALVPVPLHWRRGWSRRYNQSGALARVIERQSGVKVASEALRRVRPTQQQIGLSRPQRATNVQGAFKVAGHRQSDIQGRRVILIDDVLTSGATVDACARALLRAKAASVDVLVFARVVDTHKAPI; this is encoded by the coding sequence ATGGACGCAGAGGCATCACCGTCCCGTTCCATCTCCGGCCACCTGCGCGGCGCGCTGGGCGCGTGCCGCAGCGCGTGGCGGCACACCGCGCGGCTCGCGCTCGACATTGCGCTGCCGACGTTGTGCGTCGCCTGCCGCGAGCCGGTCCATGGCGAGGGCGTCTGCGCGACATGCTGGGCCAAATTGTCGTTCATCGCGCCGCCCTATTGTCCGCGGCTCGGCATTCCCTTCGTCTACGATCCCGGCCCGGACCTGTTGTCGATGGAAGCCATCGCCAATCCGCCGGCCTATGCGCGCGCCCGGGCCGCGGTGCGTTATGACGACGTCGCGCGAACGCTGGTGCATGCGCTGAAATACCAGGACCGCACTGATTTGGCGCCCGCGATGGGCCGCTGGATGGCGCGGGCCGGGCGCGAACTGCTGGAGGGGGCCGACGCGCTGGTGCCGGTGCCGCTGCACTGGCGGCGCGGCTGGAGCCGGAGGTACAACCAGTCGGGCGCACTCGCCCGCGTCATCGAACGGCAGAGCGGCGTCAAGGTGGCGTCGGAAGCGCTGCGGCGCGTGCGGCCGACCCAGCAGCAGATCGGCCTGTCCCGGCCGCAGCGCGCCACCAATGTGCAGGGCGCGTTCAAGGTCGCCGGCCACCGGCAATCCGATATTCAGGGCCGCCGCGTGATCCTGATCGACGATGTCCTGACCTCCGGCGCCACGGTCGACGCCTGCGCACGGGCGCTGCTCCGCGCCAAGGCCGCTTCCGTCGACGTGCTGGTATTCGCCCGGGTTGTGGACACCCACAAAGCTCCCATATAA
- a CDS encoding GcrA family cell cycle regulator — MPAIERTWTAERIELLKSRFEAGLSCREIAGEIGVSRNAVIGKLSRLSLVSEKSGDAPQSTRKDAARGPRRKSVPRLQHQMLEALYGEPQPEADDAPIHNGHCCSLLELTTERCRWPIGTPGAADFCFCGNMPIEGLPYCAGHSRLAYQPGSRQRVTRR; from the coding sequence ATGCCCGCCATCGAACGTACCTGGACGGCCGAACGCATCGAACTCCTGAAAAGCCGCTTTGAAGCCGGGCTGTCCTGCCGAGAAATTGCCGGCGAGATCGGGGTCAGCCGCAACGCCGTCATCGGCAAGCTCTCCCGGCTCAGTCTGGTGAGCGAAAAAAGCGGCGATGCACCGCAGTCGACGCGAAAGGATGCCGCTCGCGGACCCCGCCGGAAATCGGTGCCGAGGCTGCAACATCAGATGCTCGAGGCGTTATACGGCGAGCCGCAGCCCGAGGCCGACGACGCGCCGATCCACAACGGACATTGCTGCTCGCTGCTCGAGTTGACCACGGAGAGATGCCGCTGGCCGATCGGCACCCCCGGCGCCGCGGATTTCTGTTTTTGCGGCAATATGCCGATCGAAGGCCTGCCCTATTGCGCCGGCCACAGCCGGCTCGCCTACCAGCCGGGCTCTCGCCAGCGCGTCACGCGGAGGTGA
- the mutT gene encoding 8-oxo-dGTP diphosphatase MutT — protein MSQTSVRVVLVVACALVDVDKRVLIAQRPEGKAMAGLWEFPGGKVEPGERPEATLIRELHEEIGITVSEACLAPLTFASHAYDDFHLLMPLYICRRWDGDVIAREGQQLAWVRANRLRDYPMPPADIPLIPHLIDLLM, from the coding sequence GTGAGCCAGACATCCGTCCGCGTCGTCCTGGTGGTCGCCTGCGCGCTGGTCGACGTCGACAAGCGCGTGCTGATCGCGCAGCGCCCAGAAGGAAAGGCGATGGCGGGCCTGTGGGAATTTCCCGGCGGCAAGGTCGAGCCCGGCGAGCGGCCGGAAGCGACGCTGATCCGCGAGCTGCACGAGGAAATCGGCATCACCGTGAGCGAAGCCTGCCTCGCTCCGCTGACCTTCGCCAGCCACGCCTATGATGATTTTCATCTGCTGATGCCGCTCTACATCTGCCGGCGCTGGGACGGCGATGTGATCGCGCGCGAGGGCCAGCAACTCGCCTGGGTCCGCGCCAACAGACTGCGCGACTACCCGATGCCGCCGGCCGACATTCCGCTGATCCCGCATTTGATTGATCTGCTGATGTGA
- the argJ gene encoding bifunctional glutamate N-acetyltransferase/amino-acid acetyltransferase ArgJ has translation MTTAVSPLAPTDVPDMPAIEGVKLATAAAGIRYKGRTDVLLAVMDKGTTVAGVFTRSKCPSAPVEWCRAKLPVGNARALVVNSGNANAFTGKTGRQATALTASIAAKALGCSPNDVFLASTGVIGEPLDATKFNGVLGTLAEQAVPGEWLNAAKAIMTTDTFAKVATATVKLGKARVTINGMAKGAGMIAPDMATMLAFVFTDAPITAGALQSLLKSGVEDTFNAVTIDGDTSTSDTLLAFATGAAAAHGAPKISRAGDPRLKAFTKAFRAVLADLAEQVARDGEGARKLVEIIVDGATTKASARKIAMSVANSPLVKTAIAGEDANWGRVVMAVGKAGEPANRDKLSISFNGIRVAKSGARDPSYDEAEVSAAMKHPKIQIKVALGLGKGRDRVLTCDLTKEYVAINGDYRS, from the coding sequence ATGACCACCGCCGTCTCCCCGCTCGCCCCGACCGACGTTCCCGACATGCCCGCGATCGAGGGCGTGAAGCTTGCCACGGCGGCGGCGGGGATCCGCTACAAGGGCCGCACCGACGTGCTGCTCGCGGTGATGGACAAGGGGACGACGGTTGCCGGCGTGTTCACCCGGTCGAAGTGCCCGTCGGCGCCGGTGGAATGGTGCCGCGCCAAGCTCCCTGTCGGCAACGCCCGCGCGCTGGTGGTGAATTCCGGCAACGCCAATGCCTTCACCGGCAAGACCGGCCGGCAGGCCACCGCGCTGACGGCCTCGATCGCCGCCAAGGCCCTCGGCTGCAGCCCCAACGATGTGTTTCTCGCCTCCACCGGCGTGATCGGCGAGCCGCTCGACGCCACCAAATTCAACGGCGTGCTCGGCACGCTGGCCGAACAGGCCGTGCCGGGCGAATGGCTGAATGCCGCCAAGGCCATCATGACCACCGACACCTTTGCCAAGGTCGCGACCGCGACCGTGAAGCTCGGCAAGGCCAGGGTCACGATCAACGGCATGGCCAAGGGCGCCGGCATGATCGCGCCCGACATGGCGACCATGCTGGCGTTCGTGTTCACGGATGCGCCGATCACGGCCGGCGCGCTGCAATCGCTGCTCAAGAGCGGCGTCGAGGACACTTTCAATGCCGTCACCATCGACGGCGACACCTCGACGTCTGATACCTTGCTGGCATTCGCCACCGGCGCGGCGGCCGCCCACGGCGCGCCGAAAATCAGCCGCGCGGGCGATCCGCGCCTGAAGGCCTTTACCAAGGCCTTCCGCGCCGTGCTGGCCGATCTCGCCGAACAGGTGGCGCGCGACGGCGAAGGCGCGCGCAAGCTGGTCGAAATCATCGTCGATGGTGCGACGACGAAAGCCTCGGCGCGCAAAATCGCGATGTCGGTGGCGAATTCCCCGCTGGTGAAGACCGCGATCGCCGGCGAGGACGCCAATTGGGGCCGCGTGGTGATGGCGGTCGGCAAGGCCGGCGAGCCCGCCAACCGCGACAAGCTGTCGATCTCGTTCAACGGCATCCGCGTCGCCAAAAGCGGCGCGCGCGATCCGTCCTATGACGAGGCGGAAGTCTCGGCGGCGATGAAGCATCCGAAGATCCAGATCAAGGTTGCGCTCGGCCTCGGCAAGGGCCGCGACCGCGTACTGACCTGCGACCTCACCAAGGAATACGTCGCGATCAACGGCGACTACCGGTCGTGA
- a CDS encoding carbon-nitrogen hydrolase family protein produces the protein MSADLSFTAAMVQMRTGLLPEASLEQGTRLIRQAAAEGADYVQTPEVSNMMQVNRKALFEHLAAEEDDLSLKAYRALAAELKIHLHVGSLALRATPERAVNRSFLIGPDGTLIASYDKIHMFDIDLPGGESYRESANYQPGETAVISDLPWGRIGLTICYDVRFPALYRALAESGAAFLTVPSAFTRKTGEAHWHTLLRARAIENGCFVFAAAQTGLHENKRETYGHSLIVAPWGEVLAEGGVEPGVFMAKIDPAKVETARKAVPSLQHGRRFSVTDPKAGPEHLHLVRGSA, from the coding sequence ATGAGCGCTGACCTCAGCTTTACCGCCGCGATGGTGCAGATGCGCACCGGGCTCTTGCCCGAGGCGAGCCTCGAGCAGGGGACCAGGCTGATTCGGCAAGCCGCCGCCGAGGGCGCCGATTATGTGCAGACCCCCGAGGTCAGCAACATGATGCAGGTGAACCGCAAGGCGCTGTTCGAACATCTCGCCGCCGAGGAAGACGACCTTTCGCTGAAAGCCTATCGCGCGCTGGCGGCGGAACTGAAAATCCATCTCCATGTCGGCTCGCTGGCGCTGCGCGCGACGCCGGAGCGGGCGGTCAACCGGTCGTTCCTGATCGGACCTGACGGCACCCTGATCGCGAGCTACGACAAGATCCACATGTTCGATATCGACCTGCCCGGCGGCGAGAGCTATCGCGAATCCGCCAATTATCAGCCGGGCGAAACCGCCGTGATCTCGGACCTGCCCTGGGGCCGGATCGGGCTGACGATCTGCTACGACGTGCGGTTTCCGGCACTGTACCGCGCGCTGGCCGAAAGCGGCGCCGCGTTCCTCACCGTGCCCTCCGCCTTCACCCGGAAAACGGGCGAAGCGCACTGGCATACGCTGCTGCGCGCCCGCGCCATCGAGAACGGCTGCTTCGTGTTCGCGGCGGCGCAGACCGGGCTGCATGAGAACAAGCGCGAGACCTACGGCCATTCGCTGATCGTCGCGCCCTGGGGCGAGGTGCTGGCCGAGGGCGGCGTCGAGCCCGGCGTTTTCATGGCGAAGATCGATCCCGCAAAAGTCGAGACCGCGCGCAAAGCCGTGCCGTCGCTGCAGCATGGAAGGCGTTTCAGCGTCACCGATCCCAAGGCCGGTCCCGAGCATCTGCACCTGGTGCGGGGATCGGCATGA